From the Tripterygium wilfordii isolate XIE 37 chromosome 6, ASM1340144v1, whole genome shotgun sequence genome, one window contains:
- the LOC120001107 gene encoding vesicle-associated protein 1-2-like — MSAQLLEIQPRELNFLFELKKQSSCSVRLTNNTYQTVAFKVKTTSPKKYCVRPNVGIVMPKSTCDFSVTMQAQKVAPHDMVCKDKFLIQSIVVPDKTTEEDITASLFAKGDGSYIEETKLRVILVSPPHSPVLSPINGTLKQGSVYEAFTLKDHILSGPEVLTEPHLVIGDVETKVIHSEKLNPSMDAELKPEMDAENKEVGKDAGLKLNKDVTNIKDLKSADDSELSGKEDIISDTELKTLKEDMDFSQTIDAEFKTVMPMDFKTAKIVEELNLAEDIEEMKLKLSKLESKLNEAEATILKLTDERRLSIQETKILQEELEILRRGTGVRKVQVGFPLLFVCMVALINLLVGYLLHC, encoded by the exons ATGAGTGCGCAACTTTTGGAAATACAGCCCCGCGAACTAAACTTTCTAT TTGAACTCAAGAAGCAAAGTTCATGCTCAGTTCGACTTACTAATAATACCTATCAAACTGTTGCTTTCAAG GTCAAAACCACATCTCCCAAGAAATACTGTGTTCGGCCAAATGTCGGAATTGTCATGCCAAAGTCGACCTGTGATTTTAGTG TCACAATGCAAGCTCAAAAGGTTGCTCCTCATGATATGGTCTGCAAAGACAAGTTCTTGATCCAAAGCATAGTTGTACCTGACAAGACAACCGAGGAAGACATTACAGCTAGCTTG TTTGCCAAAGGTGATGGCAGTTATATTGAAGAGACCAAGCTGAGGGTGATCCTCGTTAGCCCACCTCATTCACCCGTACTGTCACCAATCAATGGAACATTGAAGCAGGGTTCAGTTTACGAAGCTTTTACATTAAAAGATCATATTCTTAGTGGACCTGAAGTGCTCACTGAACCGCACCTG GTCATCGGGGATGTCGAGACCAAAGTAATACACAGTGAGAAGTTGAATCCATCCATGGATGCAGAGCTGAAGCCAGAAATGGATGCTGAGAACAAGGAGGTAGGAAAGGATGCAGGGTTGAAGCTTAACAAGGATGTGACTAACATCAAAGATTTAAAGTCTGCAGATGATTCTGAGTTGAGTGGAAAGGAAGATATAATAAGTGATACAGAGTTGAAGACACTGAAGGAAGATATGGACTTTAGTCAAACGATAGATGCAGAGTTTAAAACAGTTATGCCTATGGATTTCAAAACTGCAAAGATTGTAGAGGAGCTTAACTTGGCTGAAGATATTGAGGAGATGAAGTTGAAACTAAGCAAGCTTGAGTCAAAATTAAATGAG GCTGAAGCTACAATTTTAAAGTTAACAGATGAGAGGAGACTAAGCattcaagaaacaaaaatattacAAGAGGAACTA GAAATCTTAAGGAGAGGAACAGGTGTAAGAAAAGTTCAGGTGGGATTTCCGCTCTTGTTTGTCTGTATGGTGGCACTCATCAACTTACTGGTTGGATACCTTCTACATTGTTGA